The genomic window TGCCGACCCAGGCGTAGAAGCTCGGCAAAGCCAGAAGGGTAAAGAGGGTGCTGGTGATGAGGCCACCCACCATGACGATGGCCAAGGGGCGTTCCAGTTCGCTTCCGCCGATGCCAAACAGCATGGGCATCAGGCCTAGGATGGCCGCGCCCGCCGTCATGAGCTTCGGACGCACGCGGCCGAGGCTGGCTTCCTTGAGCGCCTCGTGGAAGGGGATGCCAGAATCCACGAGATGCTTGGCCTGGGTGATGAGCACTAGGCTGTTTTGAACGGCCACGCCGAATAACCCAATCATCCCGACGATGGAACTGATGTTCCAAGTCTCCCCAGCGAGCCAAAGCGCGAACAGACCTCCGGCAAAAGCATCGGGTAGGGTCAGCACCACGACCATAACCTCCCGCCAGCGTCCAAGGGCCAGATAGAGCAGGCCCACCACCAGGATGAGTGCTGCCCCGATGGCGACCATCAGACGCTTTTGAGTTTCCCGGGCTTCTTCGATCTTGCCGCCCAGCTTCACGACGGTGCCCTTGGGAAGGGCCATTCCCTTCAGGGCCTTTTCCAGGCGGTCGGCGGTGCCGCCGAGATCTCCTGCGGTGCGGACGTTCAAGGCAAGCCGCCGCTGGGCGGCCTCCCGTCGGATCAGGCTCGGGGTGCTTGCCTCCTCGAAGCGGGCCACTTGACCCAGCTCCACCACGCGTCCGTCATCGAGGACGAGGGGTAACCGCTTGAGGGTTTCGGGACTGGTTCGTCCATCATCTGGGAATCGAACCACTCGCTCGATACGCTGGGGTCCATCGAAGCGGGGGGCCGTATCGTAGCCCTGAAGCGCAGTCCTCAGGGTTTTCACCAAAAGAGTTCGCGGGACATCGAGGCGGCGGAGGGCGTCCTCGTCGGGTACAACTGTCCACTTGGGCAGGGCGCCCGCACCTTCTGGGGTAATGGACGCCACGCCTGGCACCTTGGCCAGGGTCTCCTGGATGCCGGAGAGCTGGGTCTGGAGCGCTGCCAGATCAGGGTGGAAAAATTTCACCTGGATGTCCGCCGGGGTGCCGCCAATGCCCTCGGCGATGCGCATCTGCATGGGTGTGGTCAGCTCCACTGGATAGGGCAATTCCTCGGCCATCTCGGCCACTTCCTTCTGGACCTCAGGTGTCCGGTGCGTGCCGTCCAGCACCACCAGCACATCGGAGATCGTGTGAGGCATAGGGTCCTCGGTTAGTTCGGAACGGCCCGTCCGGCGATAGACCGAGGAGACACCGGGGAGCTTCACCAGCTTCTGTTCGAGTTGAAAGTTGGCCTCATCCACGGCGGCTAGGCTGGTTTCAGCAGGCAGGATGCTGTTGAGGAGCAGGGCACCTTCATCTAGATTCGGCAGAAAGTTACTACCCAGATGTAGGGCAAGCCAGATGCTAGGGATCGTCAGTCCCAGAGCCAGCACTCGCACGATGGCGCCGTGGCGCATAGCCCATTCGAGTCCGGGTTTGTAGAATGCCTTCAGGGCCTTCACCAGCCTTGGTTCCTCCAGCAGGGAACCCGGAGGCAGGAACCGCTCGACGAGTGCCGGAACAAGCGTGAAACTCAGCACCAGGCTGAGAGTCATGGCGGCGGCGATGGCCACGGCCAGTGGCGCATAGAGCCTGCCTGCGAGGCCGCCGATGGCAAGCAGCGGAATGAAGACCGCCAGGATCACCATTACCGCCGTGAGGATGGGAACACCCACTTCGGCTGCGGCACGCGTGAGGGCAACCCTCCGAGGTTCGATGTGCTCCTTGTGTTCGTGTAGGCGATGGGCAAGGTTTTCCACCATGATCACGGCCGCGTCCACCAGCAAGCCCACGGAGATAGCGAGGCCGCCTAGGGTCATGGCATTCAGGCCAAGGCCCGCAGCCTGAAGGGGTACCGCTGCGCCTAGGGTGGCAAGGGGCAGCACGGCGATGACGATAAGGGCCCCTCGGAGGTTGCCCAACAGGACCACAAGCACCAAGGCTACGAAGAATCCCCCCAGGAGGAGCGCCAAGGTCACGCCATTCAGGGCGTGGGTGACCAAGTTTCCTTGGTCATACATCAGGGTCAGCTCCATGCCTTCTGGAAGGCTCTGGCGGAGTTCATCCAGGGCCTTCCTGGTCTCTTTAGCCACAGTCAGGGCCTCGGCCGTGGGCTGCTTGACCACCCGTAGGCTGACATCCTCGTGCCCTTGGTGGCGGGCGAGACCACGCCGGAAACCCGCACCTTCGCGAACTTCGGCGACATCACCGAGAAGGATCGCTCCACGGGGTGTCTTCAGCCGGAGCTTTTTAACGGCCTCGGGCTGAGCTGCAAGGCTGCCTACCGTGATGAACCATCCTTTGTCCTGGATTTCCATGACTCCGGCGGCGCTATCCTGGTTGCTACCATCCAGCGCATCCAGGATCTGGCCTAGGTTCACGCCCTGGAGTCGCATGCGCTCGGGCTGGACGACGACCTGTAGTTGACGTTCCTCGCCCCCCAATCGTTCGACACGTGCAACGCCTGGAACGGCCTGGAGACGGGGAATCAGCACCTTCTCCGTGTGGTCCCGCAGCTTCATGGGGTCCGTGGCGGGTCCTTCGAGGACGATCTCCATGATTTCCTGGAGCCGGCCCGCGGCGCTGGACATGAGGGGCGCCCGGGTCCCTTCCGGGAAGTTGCCGACCACCCCTGAGAGGCGTTCAGCCACGAGTTGTCGAGCCCTCCAGGGATCGGTGTCACCTTCGAAGGCCACCACCACCTGTACGACCTCCGCCTGCACGGTGCTCACCACCCGCTTGACGCCGGGCAGGCCACCAATAGCCTGTTCGATTGGCTGGGCCACGGTCAGCTCCAGCTCCGTTGCGGCCCGGCCCGGGCTCTGAATGAGGAGGTTGAGGCTGGGAAGGGTGAGGTCCGGGAAGAGATCCCGCTTCAGCGTCGCGAAGCTGGCCACTCCGGCGGCGGCCCAGACCAAGGCCAAGGCGAATACCCAACCCTTGCGGGGCAGCATCCAGTCAAACCAGCGGCGGATCAGCGTGCGGTGCTGGGGTGTGTAGACCTTGTAGGGATCATCGGGCATGGCCGGATCAAGAGGGATGTCCGGGTCCTGCGGGAGATTCGGCTCAGTGGTCATGGTCTTCCCCCCCACTCTTCCGCTTGATTTGGAGGGACTTCAGCAAGTAGGCACCTTCGCCGACCACGGTCTCACCGGGCTTCACGCCCTCCAGCACCATCACATCGGTGCCCAGTTCGGGGCCCCGGCGCACCGGACGGAATTCCGCCTCCTCCCCCTCCTTCACGAAGACGCCCCAAGTGCCCTCCACCTGTTGCAAGGCGCTCTGAGGGAGGACGACGGTCTTCGCGAGGGGCACATGGACTTCCAACGGCGTACCAGGGATCGGCAGAGGGCTGCCCATCAAACGCAGGCGATAGCTCAGCCGCCGGGTATCCGTGGTGAGGGTCATAGGCGTGCCTTCAAGGCGGGCCTTCCAGCGCTGGCCATCACCTTTCCGGACCTCGGTCACGGCGCCGGGCTGCCAGTTCTGGGGGGCGGGAAGCGGCAGCTCCAGCCGGGCGATGGCGGCGGAAGCCGCCTGGAAGCTGCCCAGTTCCTGACCGGCGTCGACTCCCTGGCCGAGTTGGATCTTGTAGGCCGAGACAGTACCTGCCTTTGGGGCCCTAACGACCAGGGCCGCTCCTGCCATCTCTGGATTCTGACCCCGAGCCTCCAATGCGAGGCGGGCAGCCTCTTCATCCGCCTTGGCCGTGGCGGCTTCGCTCTTGGCGGCCTCCAACTCTCGTCGGGATCCCGCCTGGGCTTCAAAGAGCTGTTGCTCGCGGGCCAGCTCGGCTTCCGTCCGTTCTCGCCTCGCTTTGCTGGACAACCAGTCCGCTTTGAGGCGGGCCAGTTCAGGGCTCTGGATGGTGATCAGCCCTGCGCCGATTGCGACATGCTGTCCCGGGGGGGTCTGGATTGCGGAGACGATGCCCTTCACGGGGCTACTGAGGATGGCCTGGGCAGATTCGTCGCCGATGGCCTCGGCGGGATACCACGCGCCTTCCGCCTTGGGTTCGGGGACCACCAGGAATCGAAGACCCCTGATGTCCTTCAAGGGGAGGTGAGCGCCTCCATGCTCTTCCGCCTCTTGTGCATGTTTCCCTGATTCATTTTTTGCTTCGGATTTCTTCGAGCACCCCACCCCAGCAAGTAGCACCAGGGCCAGGGGAAGGCTCATCATATTGCGGTTCATTGGTTCACCTCGGGAAGCAGGGCTTTGAGTTCAGCGGCTAGGAGATGCTGGGCATGGTGGCGACGCAAGGAGGCCATCTGGGATTCCAGGAGTTGGCGACGGATGGGCAGGGCCTCAGATGGGCGTTCACGGCCTTCCTGTAGCCGAAGGCCTACCGCCTCGATGGCCTTGGTGAAATCGGGAATGCTCCGGTTAGTGGGAGCCAGCTTAAGGCGGGAGATCACACCCAAGGCGCGGGCATCAAGTTCAGCAAGGGCTTGTCTGGCAGCCCCCTGGTTGGCCCGAATTTGGGCCTCGGTATTGCTCCGAATGGAATTTCCTTCACCGGGACGAGGAAGGCGCACCGCTAGGCCGAAGCGTGCGACCTTCTCATCGCCCTCCGTGGCATAACTGCCCCGGAGGCTCCACCGGCTCAAGGCCTGGGCTTCCTTCAAGCGGAGGCTCTGTTCTTCCAGGTTGGTTTGTGCGAACAGCGCCTTCCGTAGCGGGCCTTCCTCCAATCGCCTCTCAAGATCCACCGTCGGGATCACCGGCACGGGCCCTGGATCAGCCAGTGGAAGGGGACCCATCGGAATATCGGCCAACGCAAACAGGGTCCCCCAGGTGCGTGCTTCCTGGGTCCAGGCTTCATCCAGGTCCTGCCGAACCTTCAACAGCTCGCCTTCCACGAGAGAGACTTGGAAGGCTGGGTCAGAGCCCGCCTCGAAACGGGCCTGCGATGATTTGAGCCAGCGTTCCACTGTTGCGAAGTCAACCTCTCGAAGGGCCAGGAGCCGTGAGGCCAGCCAGGCATCCAGGTAGGCTGCCCGAAGGCGAAACATCCCCTCACGGAGTGCGGCCTCCTTCAACAAGGGGTGTGCTTGCCCCAGGGTGCCTTCCAGATCAGCCCGTGCCTTGGAGGACAAAAACAGGGGCAGGTCCAGGTCGAGAGCCTTATCAGTCGTTCCGGGTGCACCGGGGATCCGGCGAGGTCCCGCCAAAAAAGAAACCGTGGGCCCTTCCCGAAGGAAACCTCGGGTTTCTTGCATCTGTCGCTGACGCTCCGCCAGCAGAGCGTCTGTTCGCCACTGCTCCGGAGCTGACCGGGCTTTGGCCTGAATGTCTTGGTAGGTCAGGGGGGTCTGGGCTGCTGCTTGAACTACGAGCAGACAGGGCAACGCCCCAAAAGGAAAAGTCCGCATAGGATCCTCTATCAACAAGTAGGCTATTTCACGGCAGGGCGATGCCCAGCCGCAGGTTCAGTCACCAGATTCCTCAAGCCCGAGGAGGGGTTTTCTCCGGTTCGATAACCAACTCGACGAGGTCTTCAGCCCGCTCTGCCTCGTAACGCGGGCGTGGCAGAGAATTAGGGGCGGGTGGGGCTGCGGTGTCTGGGACTGGGACGGTGGCACAGCCATCAGCGCAGAAGATGTGGCAAACAGGAGCGCAGTCGTCGTTTACGCCCTCAGCGCACTGATCCAGGCTCGTGGCCCCCAGATAAAAGGTCGCCAGACACAGGAGTAGGATCGCCGCCCAGCGCCTCATGATGCGGTCGCCTGGGCATGGCCCCGGGTCTCCTCGTTGAGGCAGAGCCCGTGGTACATCAGTTTGGTAACACAGGGGTCCACGATGCTGTAGTGGATATGGACCCCATGGCGGCGGGTATCCAGGATGCCGAGATCCACAAGGCGTCGGAGCTGGTTGGAGACCGCCTGGGGCTTCATGCCGACTGCGTCGGCGAGATCGGTCATGCAGGGGTCGCCCAATATAACCAGTGCATGGAGAAGCCTGAGCCTGGTGTCAGAGGCGAGCACCTCGAAGAGCCGAGCCAATTCGGATGCTTGGGCCGCACTCAACAAAGGTCTCGCACCGAGTGGTACCTTTGGAGGACAGGCCGGAGTCTTCAGGGTGGGTTTTGCCATCGCAGATATGATACACCACTTCGTGCAATAGTGGATTATTCGGTCTCCCGCTTCTGTGGAATCACGACCTTCTGCCGCCCTTCAGTGGCGGTCAACCCTGAAATGCAGTTCCTGTCCATTCCGTCTATTGGTTGAGAACGCCTCTGACGGGGATCTTCATCATTATTCATGGATCCCATGTTCTATCCGGGTTAGGACAGCCAGAACGGCTTGAGCGTCGGTGTTGCCACCTCTCTGGGGGTTCGGCCACCAAGGGCCAGGATTGGAGAGTCCAGCCAATGGGCCGCCCGCTCGAGGTCACCGAACACATCGACTGCCCGGCAGACAATCGTGGCTAAACCCGGTACTGGCGGGACTTGGGGGAGGGGCGGCCGTTGCAACAACGCGTCCAGGTAATCCTGGGTATCGAAAAGAGCATCCCCGAGTTTGTCGCCAATGCCTACGAAGCGGACGCAGGTATCAGATGTTCAGGTGGCGGAATCTGAATACCCGATCTCTTCGATCTTGTGGTGTCCCTTCTTCGACCCGAACCGTAGGTAGAGGCTGGGCACGACGAGCATGTTGAGGGCGGTGCTGGAGATGAGGCCGAAGAGGATCACGAAGGCCATGGGGGCCTGGATCTCGCTGCCGGGGGCGTGGCGGCGGAGGATGATCGGCACCAGGGCCAGCCCGGCGGTGAGGGCCGTCATGAGGATGGGGCTCAGACGCTCAAGGGCGGCTCGGCGGATGGCGTCCGCGCCGTGGATGCCTTCGTCGTGCAGGTGGTGGATGTGGGTAACGAGCATGATGCCGTTGCGGGTGGCGATGCCGAAGAGGGTGATGAAGCCGATGAGGGTGGCCACACTCATGACGCCGCCGCTGGCCCAGAGGCCGATCACGCCGCCCATCCAAGCCAGGGGCAGGTTGATCATCACGAGGGCCGCGTCACGAACCGTCTTGAGGGCCAGGAAGAGCAGTCCGAACACCACCACCACCGCGCCCAGGCCGAGCAGGGTGAGGGTCTGGGCCGCGCCTGCGCCGCTCTCGAACTGGCCCCCATAGGAGATCTGGTAGCCCTGGGGCAGCTTCACCCGCCCCTTGATGCGGGCCTGGATGTCCGTCACCACGCCGAAGAGGTCCCGCCCGCCCACATTGCAGGTGACGGCCAGCTTCCGCTGGTTATCCTCGCGGGGGATGAAGGCCGGGGCCCGCTCGAAGTCGACGGTCGCGAGCTGGCTGAGGGAGACCGGGCC from Geothrix sp. includes these protein-coding regions:
- a CDS encoding efflux RND transporter permease subunit — protein: MTTEPNLPQDPDIPLDPAMPDDPYKVYTPQHRTLIRRWFDWMLPRKGWVFALALVWAAAGVASFATLKRDLFPDLTLPSLNLLIQSPGRAATELELTVAQPIEQAIGGLPGVKRVVSTVQAEVVQVVVAFEGDTDPWRARQLVAERLSGVVGNFPEGTRAPLMSSAAGRLQEIMEIVLEGPATDPMKLRDHTEKVLIPRLQAVPGVARVERLGGEERQLQVVVQPERMRLQGVNLGQILDALDGSNQDSAAGVMEIQDKGWFITVGSLAAQPEAVKKLRLKTPRGAILLGDVAEVREGAGFRRGLARHQGHEDVSLRVVKQPTAEALTVAKETRKALDELRQSLPEGMELTLMYDQGNLVTHALNGVTLALLLGGFFVALVLVVLLGNLRGALIVIAVLPLATLGAAVPLQAAGLGLNAMTLGGLAISVGLLVDAAVIMVENLAHRLHEHKEHIEPRRVALTRAAAEVGVPILTAVMVILAVFIPLLAIGGLAGRLYAPLAVAIAAAMTLSLVLSFTLVPALVERFLPPGSLLEEPRLVKALKAFYKPGLEWAMRHGAIVRVLALGLTIPSIWLALHLGSNFLPNLDEGALLLNSILPAETSLAAVDEANFQLEQKLVKLPGVSSVYRRTGRSELTEDPMPHTISDVLVVLDGTHRTPEVQKEVAEMAEELPYPVELTTPMQMRIAEGIGGTPADIQVKFFHPDLAALQTQLSGIQETLAKVPGVASITPEGAGALPKWTVVPDEDALRRLDVPRTLLVKTLRTALQGYDTAPRFDGPQRIERVVRFPDDGRTSPETLKRLPLVLDDGRVVELGQVARFEEASTPSLIRREAAQRRLALNVRTAGDLGGTADRLEKALKGMALPKGTVVKLGGKIEEARETQKRLMVAIGAALILVVGLLYLALGRWREVMVVVLTLPDAFAGGLFALWLAGETWNISSIVGMIGLFGVAVQNSLVLITQAKHLVDSGIPFHEALKEASLGRVRPKLMTAGAAILGLMPMLFGIGGSELERPLAIVMVGGLITSTLFTLLALPSFYAWVGKPKSSPEILPESES
- a CDS encoding efflux RND transporter periplasmic adaptor subunit; amino-acid sequence: MKDIRGLRFLVVPEPKAEGAWYPAEAIGDESAQAILSSPVKGIVSAIQTPPGQHVAIGAGLITIQSPELARLKADWLSSKARRERTEAELAREQQLFEAQAGSRRELEAAKSEAATAKADEEAARLALEARGQNPEMAGAALVVRAPKAGTVSAYKIQLGQGVDAGQELGSFQAASAAIARLELPLPAPQNWQPGAVTEVRKGDGQRWKARLEGTPMTLTTDTRRLSYRLRLMGSPLPIPGTPLEVHVPLAKTVVLPQSALQQVEGTWGVFVKEGEEAEFRPVRRGPELGTDVMVLEGVKPGETVVGEGAYLLKSLQIKRKSGGEDHDH
- a CDS encoding TolC family protein — protein: MQETRGFLREGPTVSFLAGPRRIPGAPGTTDKALDLDLPLFLSSKARADLEGTLGQAHPLLKEAALREGMFRLRAAYLDAWLASRLLALREVDFATVERWLKSSQARFEAGSDPAFQVSLVEGELLKVRQDLDEAWTQEARTWGTLFALADIPMGPLPLADPGPVPVIPTVDLERRLEEGPLRKALFAQTNLEEQSLRLKEAQALSRWSLRGSYATEGDEKVARFGLAVRLPRPGEGNSIRSNTEAQIRANQGAARQALAELDARALGVISRLKLAPTNRSIPDFTKAIEAVGLRLQEGRERPSEALPIRRQLLESQMASLRRHHAQHLLAAELKALLPEVNQ
- a CDS encoding metalloregulator ArsR/SmtB family transcription factor: MAKPTLKTPACPPKVPLGARPLLSAAQASELARLFEVLASDTRLRLLHALVILGDPCMTDLADAVGMKPQAVSNQLRRLVDLGILDTRRHGVHIHYSIVDPCVTKLMYHGLCLNEETRGHAQATAS
- a CDS encoding MbcA/ParS/Xre antitoxin family protein; protein product: MFGDLERAAHWLDSPILALGGRTPREVATPTLKPFWLS